A single region of the Melioribacteraceae bacterium 4301-Me genome encodes:
- a CDS encoding M3 family metallopeptidase gives MRFTIYLSAILLTFYSFINGQESKNMNNPFFVEWKTPYGTPPFNEIKHEHFLPAIEEGIKLEKAEIDNIVNNQEPPTFKNTIEALETSGKFLERVQRVFEALNGANTNDELQKIARIITPMISKHNDDIYFNEKLFDRIKTIYENKKSLNLTNEQITLLENYYKNFVRNGANLNEKEKETLRKINEELSMLTLKFNENNLKETNAVALIIDSKEDLAGLPENVIKSAAETAKEKGYEGKWVFTLQRPSWIPFLQYSEKRQLREKLFKAYINRGNNNNEYDNKKILSRIISLRVQKANLLGYKTYADFVLERNMAKNPENVYKFLNDIWTPAIEKAKSEAAEMQKIIDKEGGNFKLQPWDWWYYAEKVKKEKYDLDEAMLRPYFKMENVRAGVFEVASKLYGIKFIERNDIPVYHPDVKVFEVTEADGKHIGIFYADYFPRDGKRMGAWSSSLRSQSNIDGNFITPLVYNVGNFSKPTEDKPSLMSIDEVNTLFHEFGHALHSLFANTTYQGSRFVPRDFVEFPSQIMENWAFEPEVLKIYAKHYQTGETIPQELIEKIQKSKLFNQGFETVEYLAAAFLDMDWHTLTDTNEQDVIAFEKKSLSKIGLIPEIESRYQSTNFLHIVGGYSAGYYSYIWSAVLDADAFQAFKETNLFDQKTANAFRNIILAKAGSEDLMTQYIKFRGREPKVDALLERRGLK, from the coding sequence ATGAGGTTTACTATTTATTTGTCAGCAATCTTATTAACATTTTATTCATTTATTAATGGACAAGAGAGTAAAAACATGAATAATCCCTTTTTTGTAGAATGGAAAACACCTTATGGAACACCACCTTTTAACGAGATTAAACATGAACATTTTTTACCTGCAATAGAAGAAGGGATTAAATTAGAAAAAGCTGAAATAGATAATATTGTTAACAATCAAGAACCGCCCACATTTAAAAACACAATTGAGGCTCTTGAAACAAGTGGAAAATTTTTAGAACGCGTCCAGAGAGTTTTCGAGGCACTCAACGGCGCCAATACAAATGACGAACTACAAAAAATAGCAAGAATAATTACACCGATGATTTCCAAACATAACGATGACATTTATTTCAACGAAAAACTCTTCGATAGAATCAAAACAATTTATGAAAACAAAAAATCGTTAAACTTAACTAACGAGCAAATAACACTATTAGAAAATTATTACAAAAACTTTGTTAGAAATGGCGCAAATCTTAATGAAAAAGAAAAAGAAACTCTAAGAAAAATTAATGAAGAATTATCAATGTTGACTTTGAAGTTTAACGAAAATAACCTTAAAGAGACAAATGCGGTTGCCTTAATAATCGACAGTAAAGAAGATCTTGCTGGATTACCAGAGAATGTAATTAAATCTGCTGCGGAGACTGCAAAAGAAAAAGGCTACGAGGGTAAATGGGTATTTACACTACAAAGACCCAGTTGGATACCTTTTCTTCAATACTCTGAAAAAAGACAATTAAGAGAAAAATTGTTCAAAGCTTACATTAATAGAGGAAATAATAATAACGAATATGACAATAAAAAAATCCTTTCGCGAATAATCTCTTTACGCGTTCAAAAAGCAAACTTACTTGGTTATAAAACATATGCAGATTTTGTACTGGAAAGAAACATGGCAAAAAATCCAGAAAATGTTTATAAATTTCTTAATGATATCTGGACACCTGCAATTGAAAAAGCAAAGTCTGAAGCAGCTGAGATGCAAAAAATTATTGATAAAGAAGGTGGAAATTTTAAGTTGCAGCCTTGGGATTGGTGGTACTATGCAGAAAAAGTAAAAAAAGAAAAATACGACCTCGATGAAGCAATGCTTCGTCCATATTTTAAGATGGAAAATGTGAGAGCAGGTGTGTTTGAAGTCGCCTCTAAACTATACGGCATTAAGTTCATTGAACGCAATGATATACCAGTTTATCATCCAGATGTAAAAGTGTTTGAAGTTACTGAAGCTGATGGAAAGCATATAGGAATTTTTTACGCTGATTATTTTCCACGGGACGGGAAAAGAATGGGCGCTTGGTCAAGTTCATTAAGAAGCCAATCAAATATCGACGGCAATTTTATTACTCCCTTGGTCTATAATGTGGGCAATTTTTCCAAACCAACTGAAGATAAACCTTCATTAATGAGCATCGATGAAGTAAATACTTTATTTCATGAATTTGGGCATGCATTACATTCATTGTTTGCCAATACAACTTATCAGGGTTCAAGATTTGTACCACGCGACTTTGTTGAGTTCCCCTCGCAAATAATGGAAAACTGGGCATTTGAACCGGAAGTTTTGAAAATATACGCCAAGCACTATCAAACTGGCGAAACCATTCCTCAAGAACTTATTGAGAAAATCCAAAAATCAAAATTGTTTAATCAGGGTTTTGAAACAGTTGAATATTTAGCTGCTGCATTTCTCGATATGGACTGGCATACTTTAACTGATACTAATGAGCAGGATGTAATTGCCTTCGAAAAAAAATCGTTAAGTAAAATTGGCCTAATTCCAGAAATTGAATCGCGTTATCAGTCTACAAACTTTTTACATATAGTCGGCGGTTACTCCGCAGGTTATTACAGTTACATTTGGTCTGCTGTGTTAGACGCAGATGCATTTCAAGCATTTAAGGAAACAAATTTGTTCGACCAAAAGACAGCTAATGCCTTTAGAAATATAATTCTCGCCAAAGCAGGAAGTGAAGATTTAATGACTCAATACATAAAATTTAGGGGACGCGAACCTAAAGTCGATGCACTATTAGAAAGAAGAGGATTAAAGTAA
- a CDS encoding bacteriohemerythrin, whose amino-acid sequence MAFIQWDEKYSVNVKTLDNQHKRLVELINTLHDSMKLGKGKELLSYVLDELVNYTVYHFQSEERLFEKYNYPDSLTHKFQHDELVRKVQKIKRDYDAGVTVLPMEVLDFLKDWLVSHIMGTDKKYKTFFNTAGIS is encoded by the coding sequence ATGGCTTTTATTCAATGGGACGAAAAATACTCTGTCAATGTCAAAACTTTAGATAATCAACATAAGCGATTAGTAGAGTTAATTAATACGCTGCATGATTCGATGAAATTAGGTAAGGGAAAAGAATTACTGAGTTACGTTTTGGATGAACTTGTTAATTATACTGTTTACCATTTTCAAAGCGAAGAAAGATTGTTTGAAAAGTATAACTATCCAGATTCTTTAACGCATAAGTTTCAACATGATGAATTGGTACGTAAGGTACAAAAAATCAAAAGGGATTATGATGCTGGCGTAACAGTACTTCCTATGGAGGTATTAGATTTTTTGAAGGATTGGTTAGTTAGCCATATAATGGGCACAGATAAGAAGTACAAAACATTCTTTAACACAGCCGGCATTAGTTAA
- the hemN gene encoding oxygen-independent coproporphyrinogen III oxidase, with translation MLEINLDLIKKYDRPGPRYTSYPPAPHFNESFTHEHFLDEIIRTNNSENSPDLSLYFHIPFCDTLCYFCGCNMIITRNRSRIQEYIKYLKNEIDLVRTYISPDRKVVQLHWGGGTPTYLNPDEISDLISFINQSFDFRESAEEGCEIDPRGLTKEHLSALKNGGFNRISMGVQDFNEKVQKAVNRIQPEDMTRQVVDWIRELKFHSINLDLIYGLPFQTVESFSKTVDAIIDISPDRIAVFNYAHVPWLKKHMALIKPEDLPAPQEKLEILKMTIQKLTTAGYIFIGMDHFAKPTDELALALKEKQLYRNFQGYSTHAGTDLYAMGITSISQIGNVYAQNFKKEKEYFDALNNEILPTERGFHLTEDDLLRRHVITRLMCDFEIDFNVIDKKFNIEFEKYFQWSMNQLVEFIADGLVEIKNRKLTVTEMGRLLIRNIAMCFDGYIEKKEDKAKYSRTV, from the coding sequence ATGTTAGAGATAAATTTAGACTTAATTAAAAAATATGATAGACCTGGCCCGCGATATACAAGCTATCCGCCAGCTCCCCATTTTAACGAATCCTTTACTCATGAACATTTTTTAGATGAAATTATAAGAACCAACAATTCGGAAAATTCACCTGATTTATCACTATACTTCCATATTCCGTTCTGTGATACTTTATGTTACTTCTGCGGCTGCAATATGATTATAACAAGAAATCGTTCGCGCATTCAAGAGTATATTAAATACCTAAAGAATGAGATTGACTTAGTCCGCACATACATTTCGCCAGACCGTAAAGTTGTTCAACTTCATTGGGGCGGCGGAACACCAACTTATTTAAATCCAGATGAAATATCAGATCTAATTTCATTTATTAACCAAAGCTTTGATTTTAGAGAAAGCGCAGAGGAAGGCTGCGAAATTGACCCGCGCGGTCTAACTAAAGAGCACCTCTCAGCCCTAAAAAACGGCGGATTCAACAGAATTAGTATGGGCGTTCAAGACTTTAACGAAAAAGTTCAAAAAGCTGTTAACAGAATTCAGCCTGAAGATATGACAAGACAAGTTGTTGATTGGATACGCGAATTAAAATTTCATTCTATCAATCTTGATTTAATTTATGGCCTACCATTTCAAACTGTTGAATCTTTTTCTAAAACTGTTGATGCAATAATAGACATTTCTCCAGATAGAATTGCAGTTTTCAACTATGCTCATGTACCTTGGCTTAAAAAACATATGGCTTTAATTAAACCCGAAGATTTACCAGCACCTCAAGAAAAACTCGAAATATTAAAAATGACCATTCAAAAATTAACTACAGCTGGCTATATATTTATTGGAATGGACCACTTTGCAAAACCTACTGATGAACTTGCATTGGCACTAAAGGAAAAACAACTGTACAGAAATTTTCAAGGATACAGCACACATGCCGGTACAGACCTATACGCAATGGGAATTACTAGCATAAGTCAGATAGGAAATGTTTATGCTCAAAACTTCAAAAAAGAAAAAGAATACTTTGATGCACTTAACAACGAGATTCTACCGACTGAAAGAGGATTCCACTTAACTGAAGACGATCTATTAAGAAGACATGTAATCACACGTTTAATGTGCGACTTTGAAATTGACTTTAATGTAATCGATAAAAAGTTCAACATCGAATTCGAAAAATACTTTCAATGGAGTATGAACCAATTAGTTGAATTTATTGCTGATGGTTTAGTTGAGATTAAAAACAGAAAATTAACTGTCACTGAAATGGGTAGATTGCTAATTCGCAACATCGCAATGTGCTTCGATGGTTACATCGAAAAAAAAGAAGACAAAGCAAAATATTCCAGAACAGTTTAA
- the hemB gene encoding porphobilinogen synthase, translating into MAQFPIKRLRRLRYNPLVREMVRETSLSVNDFIYPLFVVPGNKVKKEVKSMPGVYQMSIDFIVEECKEVVNLGIPAVILFGIPEHKDEMGTEAYDPNGIIQRAIRAIKKEVKNLLVITDVCLCEYTSHGHCGILDGEHILNDTTIELLAKEALTHAKAGADIVAPSDMMDGRVAAIRKILDENGYETIPIISYAVKYASGYYGPFRDAAESAPAFGDRRSHQMDVANALEALREAETDIEEGADIIMVKPAGAYLDIIHRVKEKFQMPTAAYQVSGEYAMIKAAGKLGWIDEERIMMESLVAIKRAGADMILTYFAKDAAKFLSKTK; encoded by the coding sequence ATGGCACAATTCCCTATAAAAAGATTAAGAAGACTAAGATACAACCCGCTCGTACGCGAAATGGTAAGAGAGACCTCATTATCAGTAAACGATTTTATCTACCCACTTTTTGTGGTTCCGGGCAATAAAGTAAAGAAAGAAGTAAAATCAATGCCCGGCGTATATCAAATGTCAATTGACTTTATTGTTGAAGAATGCAAAGAAGTTGTAAACTTAGGCATACCTGCAGTAATCTTATTTGGGATTCCAGAGCACAAAGATGAAATGGGCACAGAAGCTTATGATCCCAATGGCATCATTCAAAGAGCAATTAGAGCTATAAAAAAAGAGGTAAAAAATCTTCTCGTCATTACTGATGTATGTTTATGTGAGTATACTTCTCATGGTCATTGCGGTATCTTGGACGGTGAGCATATATTAAATGATACAACTATTGAGTTATTAGCAAAAGAAGCTCTAACACATGCAAAGGCTGGAGCAGATATAGTTGCGCCGTCAGATATGATGGATGGACGCGTTGCTGCAATAAGGAAAATTTTAGATGAAAATGGATACGAGACAATCCCAATTATAAGTTACGCAGTAAAATACGCCTCTGGTTATTACGGACCATTTAGAGATGCGGCAGAATCAGCGCCAGCTTTTGGAGATAGACGCTCGCACCAGATGGACGTAGCCAATGCATTAGAAGCTTTGAGAGAAGCTGAAACAGACATTGAAGAGGGTGCGGATATTATAATGGTAAAACCTGCCGGTGCATATTTAGATATTATTCATAGAGTGAAAGAAAAATTCCAAATGCCGACAGCTGCTTACCAGGTAAGTGGTGAATATGCTATGATTAAAGCAGCCGGCAAATTGGGCTGGATTGACGAGGAAAGAATAATGATGGAATCTTTAGTTGCTATTAAACGCGCTGGGGCAGATATGATACTAACTTACTTTGCAAAAGACGCTGCAAAATTTCTAAGTAAAACAAAATAA
- the hemE gene encoding uroporphyrinogen decarboxylase produces MKKIKNDIFLKACKKQKTERTPIWIMRQAGRYLPQYRKIRAKADFLKMCKTPELAAEVTIQPVDILGVDAAIIFSDILVIPEAMGMKLIINEGKGPQFPNPIRHKDDVNHLKEIDAGSDLKYVMDAISLTKKELNGKVPLIGFSGSPWTLITYMVEGGGTKNFSEIKKFIYNQPKTAHQLLDKIARAVTNYLSAKIEAGADAIQIFDTWGGILSPTDYQEFSLQYITQIISELKRNSEPVIIFAKGVHNNLKQLADTKADVISIDWTISLEKARKEIGNKVALQGNLDPTVLYANKNKIKQEAIKVLESFGKGDGHIFNLGHGISPDIPPENAKYLVTTVKKESKRFHID; encoded by the coding sequence TTGAAAAAAATAAAAAATGACATCTTCTTAAAAGCATGCAAAAAACAAAAGACTGAAAGGACACCAATATGGATAATGCGGCAAGCGGGCAGATATTTGCCTCAATATAGAAAAATAAGGGCAAAAGCCGATTTCCTTAAAATGTGCAAAACTCCCGAACTTGCTGCTGAAGTAACAATACAACCAGTAGATATTTTAGGCGTAGACGCTGCTATAATTTTTTCAGACATACTTGTAATTCCTGAAGCTATGGGAATGAAATTAATTATCAACGAAGGCAAAGGACCCCAATTTCCAAATCCAATAAGACATAAAGATGATGTTAATCATCTAAAAGAAATAGATGCTGGAAGTGATTTAAAATATGTTATGGATGCAATTTCACTAACCAAAAAAGAATTAAATGGAAAAGTTCCGCTAATAGGTTTTAGCGGTTCGCCATGGACATTAATAACCTATATGGTCGAAGGCGGAGGGACTAAAAATTTTTCTGAAATTAAAAAGTTTATATACAATCAACCTAAAACAGCTCATCAACTATTAGATAAAATTGCAAGAGCTGTAACAAATTATTTATCAGCTAAAATTGAAGCTGGCGCTGATGCTATTCAAATATTTGATACTTGGGGTGGAATTCTTTCACCTACCGATTATCAAGAATTTTCATTACAATATATCACTCAAATAATTTCTGAATTAAAAAGAAATAGCGAACCTGTAATTATTTTTGCTAAAGGGGTACACAACAATTTGAAACAATTAGCTGACACAAAAGCCGACGTGATTAGTATTGACTGGACAATTAGTCTGGAAAAAGCACGCAAAGAAATTGGCAATAAAGTAGCTCTGCAGGGTAATCTTGACCCAACGGTTCTCTATGCTAACAAAAATAAAATCAAACAAGAAGCAATTAAAGTACTTGAATCTTTTGGAAAAGGAGACGGCCATATTTTTAATCTTGGACATGGCATTTCACCCGATATTCCACCTGAAAACGCTAAATATTTAGTAACCACTGTAAAAAAAGAAAGTAAAAGATTTCACATAGATTGA
- a CDS encoding uroporphyrinogen-III synthase — MNKLLKNKTILITKELEGDNSLISLTNAGANIIYFPTIKILPFKNNEALDKALQNFSCYDYLIFTSANAAEIFFEYSKNYNINLANSKIVAVGKKTSNACKSLGMKVSLIPNNFSANGIIELFRDENIVKKRILIPCSAIADKNLKKELNELGAKVDAIPIYDVEVNDKSKLTETINFIIKQKPDVFIFTSPSTFKAFLTLMELSNPTVYFNNTLVAAIGPTTETAIKEYKVTVNIIPKKSTLEDLEKAIIEYFLFNEK, encoded by the coding sequence TTGAACAAACTATTAAAAAATAAAACAATACTAATCACTAAAGAATTAGAAGGTGATAATTCGCTAATTTCGCTTACCAATGCTGGCGCAAATATAATATACTTTCCTACAATTAAAATACTGCCCTTCAAAAATAATGAGGCATTGGACAAAGCCTTACAAAACTTCTCTTGCTATGATTACTTAATATTTACATCAGCTAATGCAGCAGAAATATTTTTTGAATATTCAAAAAACTACAACATTAATTTAGCTAATAGTAAAATTGTTGCCGTTGGGAAAAAAACATCTAATGCATGCAAAAGCTTGGGAATGAAGGTAAGTCTTATACCTAATAATTTTTCTGCTAATGGAATAATTGAGCTCTTTAGAGATGAAAACATAGTTAAAAAAAGAATTTTAATACCTTGTTCTGCTATAGCAGATAAAAACCTAAAAAAAGAATTAAATGAGCTGGGTGCAAAAGTTGATGCTATTCCTATTTATGATGTAGAGGTAAACGACAAAAGTAAGTTAACAGAGACTATAAACTTTATTATAAAACAAAAGCCAGATGTTTTTATTTTTACAAGTCCATCAACTTTCAAAGCCTTTTTAACATTAATGGAACTTTCCAATCCAACTGTTTACTTTAACAATACCTTAGTCGCAGCTATTGGTCCAACTACAGAGACTGCCATCAAGGAATATAAAGTAACAGTGAACATTATTCCTAAGAAAAGTACTTTGGAGGATTTGGAAAAAGCAATTATTGAATATTTCCTTTTTAATGAAAAATAA
- the hemH gene encoding ferrochelatase, whose amino-acid sequence MRYAIVLMNLGGPDSIDAIEPFLYNLFSDPDIFKIPIGQRLFAKLISRSRAPKVAEEYKLIGGKSPINEWTEIQKKMLEDKLKSDGIDAKVFIAMRYWKPLTSETISLIEKEKFDKIILLPLYPHYSITTIGSSFNEWRRQYKGDITKLVYINEYYLNEKYLAAINQRIDEALAKFSEKDQNNVQLVFSAHGTPVSLVKKGDPYSRQIKETMEAIMKLRDYSHEYHLCFQSKVGPQKWLEPSTDKMIEKLAAEDKKYLLVIPISFVSDHIETLYELDIEYRHIAEKVGIKNYIVMKGLNDSELFIEALSDLVKNNIN is encoded by the coding sequence ATGCGATATGCGATTGTATTAATGAACTTAGGAGGACCAGATTCAATAGATGCAATTGAACCTTTTCTTTATAATTTATTTAGCGACCCTGATATTTTTAAAATACCAATTGGACAAAGACTTTTTGCAAAACTAATTTCAAGATCTCGCGCACCCAAAGTAGCTGAAGAATATAAATTAATAGGCGGTAAATCACCAATTAACGAATGGACAGAAATTCAAAAAAAAATGCTTGAAGATAAACTTAAAAGTGATGGAATAGATGCAAAAGTATTTATTGCTATGCGATATTGGAAGCCTCTTACAAGTGAAACAATTTCACTAATTGAAAAAGAAAAATTCGATAAAATTATCTTACTGCCACTATATCCACATTATTCAATAACTACAATTGGATCTTCATTTAATGAATGGAGAAGACAATATAAAGGTGATATAACAAAGCTTGTTTACATAAATGAGTACTACTTAAACGAAAAATATTTGGCTGCTATCAATCAAAGAATAGATGAAGCCTTAGCAAAGTTTTCAGAGAAGGACCAGAATAATGTTCAACTTGTCTTTAGTGCTCATGGAACACCAGTAAGTCTTGTAAAAAAAGGTGACCCTTACAGCAGACAAATTAAAGAAACAATGGAAGCAATTATGAAATTAAGAGATTATTCACACGAGTATCATCTTTGTTTTCAAAGTAAAGTGGGACCTCAAAAATGGTTAGAACCATCTACTGATAAAATGATTGAAAAATTAGCAGCTGAGGACAAAAAGTATTTACTTGTTATTCCAATTAGTTTTGTTTCAGACCACATAGAAACCCTATACGAATTAGATATTGAATATCGACATATAGCTGAAAAAGTGGGAATAAAAAACTATATCGTAATGAAAGGTCTAAATGATTCTGAATTATTCATTGAAGCATTATCTGATTTAGTTAAAAATAACATTAATTAA
- the hemL gene encoding glutamate-1-semialdehyde 2,1-aminomutase has translation MYIKKSEELFNEAKKYIPGGVNSPVRAFKSVGGNPIFIAKGYGSKMLDVDGNEYIDYISSWGPHLFGHNPDFLKSALLEAIEASTSFGAPTELEVKMAKLITELVPSIEMIRMVNSGTEATMSAVRVARGYTGKEKFIKFEGCYHGHADYFLIKAGSGALTLGVPTSPGVTKGNAADTLLADYNNINSVKELIIKNKNEIAAVIIEPIAGNMGVVIPDKEFLQQLRNICSEEKIILIFDEVMTGFRVSKGGAQEIFGIKPDLTTFGKIIGAGLPVGAFGGRKDIMEMIAPSGPIYQAGTLSGNPLAMSAGYSALSYIKNHPEIYNQLEEKSSYLENGFRENMKKLNKNFVMNRIGSMMCMFFTEQPVVDYKSAVKSDTSLYSKYFHEMLKRGIYLAPAQFEAMFVSTAHSSEDMDKTIKAHYESLKTIL, from the coding sequence TTGTACATTAAAAAAAGTGAAGAACTATTTAATGAAGCAAAAAAGTATATCCCGGGCGGAGTAAATTCCCCAGTAAGAGCTTTTAAGTCTGTTGGCGGTAATCCAATTTTTATAGCTAAAGGATACGGCTCTAAAATGCTCGATGTTGACGGTAATGAATATATTGATTATATAAGCAGTTGGGGACCACATCTTTTTGGTCACAATCCAGATTTTCTAAAATCAGCTTTATTGGAAGCAATAGAAGCCTCTACAAGTTTCGGCGCACCAACAGAACTAGAAGTTAAAATGGCTAAATTAATTACTGAGCTTGTTCCCTCTATTGAGATGATTCGAATGGTTAACAGTGGAACTGAAGCAACCATGAGTGCAGTTAGAGTCGCCAGAGGATACACAGGAAAAGAAAAATTCATAAAATTTGAGGGATGCTATCATGGGCATGCGGACTACTTCTTAATTAAAGCAGGCTCCGGAGCTTTAACGCTCGGTGTGCCTACAAGTCCTGGCGTCACTAAAGGAAATGCTGCCGATACTCTATTGGCAGATTACAACAACATTAACTCTGTAAAAGAACTTATTATAAAAAATAAAAATGAAATTGCAGCAGTAATTATTGAACCGATTGCTGGAAATATGGGTGTTGTAATTCCCGACAAGGAATTTCTTCAACAATTAAGGAATATATGCTCTGAGGAAAAAATAATTTTAATATTTGACGAAGTAATGACAGGATTTAGAGTTTCAAAAGGTGGCGCCCAAGAAATTTTCGGAATAAAACCTGACCTTACAACTTTTGGTAAAATTATAGGTGCTGGATTGCCTGTCGGTGCTTTTGGTGGTAGAAAAGATATAATGGAAATGATTGCACCTAGCGGACCAATTTACCAAGCCGGTACACTTAGCGGTAATCCTCTTGCTATGTCCGCGGGCTATTCAGCTTTATCTTATATTAAAAATCATCCTGAAATTTATAATCAATTAGAAGAGAAATCTTCTTATCTTGAAAATGGATTCAGAGAAAACATGAAAAAACTAAATAAAAATTTTGTAATGAACCGCATAGGTTCTATGATGTGCATGTTTTTCACAGAGCAACCTGTCGTTGATTATAAATCCGCTGTTAAATCTGATACTTCTCTTTACAGCAAATATTTTCATGAAATGCTAAAAAGAGGAATTTACCTTGCACCAGCACAATTCGAAGCAATGTTTGTCTCTACAGCACACTCTTCAGAGGATATGGATAAGACCATAAAGGCACACTACGAATCATTGAAAACCATTTTATAG
- the hemG gene encoding protoporphyrinogen oxidase: MGKKVVILGAGISGLATAFWLHKDGFDVTVLEAKKVAGGSMESSIENSFLIDFGPNSGLETTPLIKKLVDEVGLFNEFIYANEKANKRYILKNNQLHPLPMGPGAFISTKLFSTKAKFRLLTEPFIGKSNDGYYQSVSEFVIRRLGREFLDYAIDPFVSGVFAGDPNKLSVKSAFPKLYRLEELYGGLIKGMIKGAKERKHQQEQSKQSAKMFSFLKGMQSLPLAISKKLGNNIFYECNVQSVERTTNGFKVVYKSNGETKELSSDYVISTVPAYAASEIFKNIDENVSNHLNEIYYPPVMVLYLGFKKEFINQQLDGFGYLIPSKEKKSYLGAIWSSVIFQNRANDDSAAFTLFIGGARSPQLFEMSESKLIENVIKEFSATMKISSEPIFVRYKLWKKAIPQYNIGYIEHENYFDKFEKENPGILLSGNYRGGISVGDCIKNSELIFNKIKYSASQRLSG, from the coding sequence ATGGGTAAAAAAGTAGTAATTCTTGGTGCCGGTATTTCTGGCTTAGCCACTGCATTTTGGCTACACAAAGATGGTTTTGATGTTACAGTTCTCGAAGCAAAAAAAGTTGCCGGCGGCTCAATGGAATCTTCCATAGAAAACAGCTTCTTAATCGACTTTGGACCAAATAGTGGACTTGAGACAACTCCTTTAATTAAAAAACTTGTTGATGAAGTTGGTCTGTTCAATGAATTTATTTACGCAAACGAAAAAGCAAATAAACGTTATATTCTTAAAAATAACCAACTTCATCCACTACCAATGGGACCCGGCGCTTTCATCTCAACAAAATTATTTTCTACAAAAGCAAAATTTCGTCTGTTAACTGAACCTTTCATTGGAAAATCTAATGACGGCTATTATCAAAGCGTTTCAGAATTCGTAATTAGAAGATTAGGACGCGAGTTCTTGGATTATGCAATTGACCCTTTCGTATCGGGTGTTTTTGCCGGTGACCCAAATAAACTAAGTGTAAAATCTGCTTTCCCTAAATTATATCGACTCGAAGAACTTTACGGTGGACTTATAAAAGGAATGATTAAGGGGGCAAAAGAAAGAAAGCACCAACAAGAGCAATCAAAGCAAAGCGCTAAGATGTTTTCCTTTCTTAAAGGAATGCAGTCTTTACCACTGGCAATATCAAAAAAATTGGGGAATAACATTTTTTACGAATGCAATGTGCAAAGTGTAGAACGCACCACAAATGGATTTAAGGTGGTATACAAAAGTAACGGCGAGACTAAAGAATTGAGTTCAGACTATGTAATTTCAACCGTACCGGCATACGCGGCGTCTGAGATTTTTAAAAATATCGACGAAAATGTTTCAAATCATCTTAATGAAATTTATTATCCTCCTGTAATGGTTCTTTATTTAGGTTTCAAGAAAGAATTTATTAATCAACAATTAGATGGTTTTGGATATTTAATTCCTTCTAAAGAAAAAAAATCTTATTTAGGTGCGATATGGAGTTCAGTAATATTTCAAAATAGAGCTAATGATGACTCAGCTGCCTTTACCCTATTTATTGGAGGCGCACGTTCACCTCAGTTATTTGAAATGAGTGAATCTAAATTAATCGAAAACGTTATAAAAGAATTTTCAGCTACAATGAAAATATCATCTGAACCAATCTTTGTAAGATATAAACTGTGGAAAAAAGCAATACCGCAATACAATATCGGCTATATAGAACATGAAAATTATTTTGACAAATTCGAAAAAGAAAACCCAGGAATTTTACTTAGCGGAAATTATAGAGGTGGAATTTCTGTGGGAGATTGTATAAAAAATTCAGAATTAATTTTTAACAAAATCAAATACTCTGCGTCTCAGCGTCTCAGCGGTTAA